TTTGAACCAGAAGAACGCAAAAAGACCTGCGAACAACAAGACACCGACTTGCGCCAGTGGATGTGCGATCAACAGTACCCCTGCTAGCGCTAGTAGCATCAACGTCATCCGTTTGACGCCTGTCGCAAGTTTCATTCCCATGCCAAGGACGGCGTCAGCAACGATCGCGACAGCGACAAGTTTCAAGCCATGAATGAATCCGGCTTCCGCGACATCGAATTGTGTCGCAAGAATCGCGAATAGAATCAAAGCGATACTCGACGGTAACGTGAAGCCGACGAAGGAAATAATTGCCCCTGCTACTCCTCCACGGATCAAACCAATTCCCATTCCGACCTGACTCGAAGCGGGACCCGGGAGGAATTGACAGAGCGCAACTAAGTCAGCATACGCTTTCTCATCAATCCATTTTTTCCGTTTGACATATTCTTCATAAAAATACCCAAGATGGGCGACCGGACCTCCGAACGACGTTAGTCCGAGCTTGAACGATACAAGAAAGATTTCGATTAGACGATTCATGCTTCACCTCCATCCTTCATTCTAAACAAAAAATGTTAAGTTCCTGTGAACTTCAACGTTTTTTCTTACCATAAGTCCCTTTTCGCCACAATTTCTCCATGGGACCTTGTGGATGAGACTGGAGATATCTGTTTGATGTAACCCCTTGTGAGATCAAAAGCAGGAAAACGAGTAACAGTCCTTGCCATAACGGTATCGTTCCATGTTGTCCACTGAAGAAGACAAATACGGTAAAGACGAGTGTATGCATCAAATAATTCGTCAATGCCATCCGCCCCAGTCCAGCAAACCATTGCATACGTCCAGCACGAACGAGTAACGCTACGGCACAAGCATAGGTGATCGCAAGCGTGCGCCCTGAGAGCCAAACGTAAAATAGATTGATTGATCCGTCCGGTACGTCAGCATGCGCTTGTATGATTCCAGCGAATGATGGAAGTGTCAGTAATAAGCTAATGCCAAGCGTCCACCACAGGAAACGATTCGTCGGGGGCGTTGCACTGAAGCGTTCCATCAAATAGGCTCCGATCAAGAACAGTGATAGAATTTCTGGCCAAATGACACCGGAATTCATGAGGGCTTCCGGCAATTGAACTGTCGCATGATGCGCTAAAAATCCGAGGAGATCGCGCGATGCGACGAACGACTGAAGTGTCTTATCCAGCTCGACGACGGGAGCGTCGCCGAGTTGACGAGCCCCAAAGAAAATAAGTAGATAGAGCAAAATGGCATAGATTTGAAATGCTATCGCAAACAAGAGCTTCGTGATTGGCTTTGTTTTAGCGAACAATAACAAAATGAAGCCCGTCAACGCATACGTATGTAAGATATCGCCCTGCCAGACAAGCAGGTGCAAAAGACCAATGATGAGCAGAATTCCGAGCCGCCTTGCGAAGATCGTCATCGGTAGACCACGTTGTCGTAACCGGTTGATGAACAGGTAAAAACCGGCTCCAAATAGAACACTAAACAGGGTATAGAATTTCGTCTGGATGAAGAGATCGAAAATGAGACGAATCGATTGATCCATCTCCCCCATCATCGCATTCGGTCGATCACCGAGAAAACTCGGCATGTTGACGAATAAAATCCCGCATAGTGCAAAACCACGTAACACATCCAAATAGACGATGCGTTGATTCAATGATTGATTCATTCCAACACTCCCTTTCTGAAAAAAGACCGCTCACACGGATGAGCGGTCTTTTTTGATATACGTTATTTCGATGTAAAACGTTCCAACAAATTCAACAATGGTCGATAGCGTTCACCAAGCAAACCGAGTGACTCGACAAGAATGTCAAGAACGAGCAACAGCATGACGAGTGAGACGAGAGCACCAATCGAATTCGTCTGCGAGAACAGAATCGCCGTCATCCCGAAGATGGCACAGAGTCCGTAGATGACGAGCACGGCTTGGCGCATCGTAAAGCCGAGATCAAGCAACCGGTGATGCAGATGGGCCTTATCCGGCGCAAATGGTGGTTTTCCTTGCAATACCCGTCGAACAATCGCAAACAACGTGTCGGAAATCGGGATCCCAAGCAAAATAACTGGAACGGCAAGCGAGAACAGTGTCACGTTCTTGAATCCAAGAAGTGATAACACACCAAGCATATAGCCGAGGAACAAGGCACCGGTATCACCCATGAAGATTTTCGCTGGGTAGAAGTTATGAAACAGAAAACCGAACGTACTCATCAATAAGAGAATCGCGACGATCGTCACGTAGACGTTTCCTTGAATGACGGCAAGACTGATCAATGTCAACAAGACGATGCTCGAGACACCCGCTGCTAACCCGTCTAATCCATCAATCAAATTGACGGCATTCGTGATTCCGATGACCCAAAGGAACGTCAGCGGAACACTCCACCATCCAAGATATAACTGCTGATCGAACGGTAGATTGATGAACTCGATCCGAATCCCACCGTTTAGGACGATGACGGCAGCAACGATTTGCCCCATCAGCTTCAAACGGGCATTGAGTTGGAATCGATCATCCAGTGCACCGGTCAAAATAATAACGAACCCACCGACTAAAATATGCGTCGCGTACGGACTCGAAGGTTGTAAGATAAAATAACCGATCATAAAAGCGATATAGATCGCTAATCCGCCAAGTCGCGGCATGATTCGGACGTGTACTTTTCGCGCGTCCGGACTGTCAACGGCACCGACTGCAATCGCAAAGCGTTTCACGACGGGTGTGATCAGTAAGGCGGCGATAAAACAGACGATGGACGCAGTCCATAACATAGTAACATCACGCTCCTGCGCGAATTATATCATAAAAAAAAGAGCCGACGAGCGGCTCTTACATGAAGATCGGTACTTCAGCAGCTGGATCATATGTATAGATACCGCGCCCGACTTTTTTAATGGCAGGGTTTGCCTGTTCGACTTTCGCCATCAATTGGTAGATGTTACTAATTTGGTGACGGTAACGCAATTCAAGCTCCATTTGGATGTCACGTGCTGTCATCGATTCCCGCTCGCGCATCAAATCGCTGATTTGGTGCACGTAGACTTCTAGTGGATACCGCTGGTTGACACGACGTTGTTTTAACGGACGTTCATGCGTGACGGCGACTTCTTGCGAATGTTCCCCCGTTCCACGGCTTAATTCCGAGATTAAATACTCGGCACGTCGCTGTAAGCGACGATATTCCTCTTCGATTTCCATTAGTTCGCGGTAGATGTGTTCACTGTTACCCATTCCTTGCCCCTCTTTCCTTTTTTATACATTAATGTTTCAATCGTGTTTCAGTTGTATGTGTTTTGAAATATTTTAAACTATAATTTGCCTTGATAATATATAATTTCTTTAATTATTTAATTATACTGTAATATTTTCATATCCTTACCGATAAATTGGCTACACCTCATATTAACAGAAAGGAGTGAAAACGGAACATATAATTTCTACATTTAACTATTTTAATAATACTTAAGTTCTACTAATCCAATATATATCTTTCTTATTTTACCGAAAAGGAGACTGGAAATTTAATGGGCAAATTACCTAAAACACTTCGTACCGCTCTAGTACTTTCGTTGGTATCCGGTTGCTTCGCTTCTACTTCTACTGTATCGGCTGCTTCTGGTACAACCTTTACGAAAACTTCGTATCAGACGACAGATGCCTTGAATCTACGCAGTTCGAACTCGACGTCTTCTAAAAAATTGCTGACGATCCCAAAGACGACGAAAGTCACATCGAGCTATCGAAAAGGCTCTTGGTATAAGTTGTCATATAAAGGAAAGACGGGATATGTGACCGGATCTTATCTGAAAAAAATCGAGACTGGCACTTCTTTTTCGAAGACGTCTTATAAGACGACGGATGCGCTATCCTTACGTAGTGCCGCAACGACATCTTCTACTCGATTACTGACGATTCCTAAGGGAGCCGGTGTACAATCAAGTTTCAAAAGCGGGAATTGGTACAAAGTGACCTATGCAAATAAGACCGGTTATGTTTCTGGTTCGTATTTAAAGAAAGTGACTACACCAGCCAAAACGACGGTCTATACGACGACGGATCGCTTGAATTTCCGTTCGTCTCCTTCGACATCCGGAAAAGTCCTGACGACGATTCCAAGTGGAACTGCCGTCAATTCTCTCGCCGTTAAATCGAATTGGCACACGGTCCAGTACCAAGGGAAAACGGGGTATGTCATGGGAACGTACCTGAAGAAAGGGACTTCCGTTCCTGCCTCGACGACTGGAAACGTCGATTATAGTGGTTCAAAGATGTATGTGTTGATCCCGTCAGGCAATAGTGTCGCGCTTCGTGCGAGTGCGTCGACGCTCAGTGGTCAAATCGCTCGTCTTGGACGCGGTACTCCTGTCGTCGTCACGAATTCGCGTCATCAAACAAAAGGCTTCGTCGCCGTCCGGACAGCAAGTGGTCAAAGCGGTTATGTCGATGCGACGTATCTGACGTTGTTCCAACCGGCACCATCGAATCGTCCACTTCTCGTCCTTGATCCGGGTCACGGCGGACACGACGCAGGTGCAGTTCGTTACGGTGTGACAGAGCGTGACATCGTCCTTGCTGTCACGAAACAAGTCGCCGAGCGCCTTGCCGGAAAAGTCGATGTGACGATGTCACGCTATACGAACGACTACTATCCGTCTCTTGGAGAGCGGAGTGCCCTTGCGAACAGTCATGCAACGACTGCTTTCGTCAGTGTCCACATCAATGCTTCAACGAGTACGCAAGCATACGGAGCAGAGACCTTCTACTATAAAGGCGCCTCTTCGATCAACCTTGCTCGTAACGTCCAACAACGCCTTGTCTCCTACGCGGGCATGCGCGACCGAAGCGTCCACTATGCAAACTACGCTGTCATTCGTGGTACGAAAGCACCGTCGATTCTAGCGGAACTCGGTTTCCTCTCGAACAGCGCGGATCGGGCGAAACTGACAAACGCATCGTATCAGTCACGTTACGCGCAAGCAATCGCAGACGGCATTCTCGCCTCACTTTAAATCAACGCCATATCAAAAAGGATCGCTCAGGGAAGCGATCCTTTTTGCATACACATAACTTTCAAGGAATGTCCTTCACCATCAGGGAATGGTTCAGACAAGGGAGCGACTAGCGAGGATTTGCTCAAGGGATAGCAAATCTGTCGAATCGACACGATAGTCTGCCTCATGGAGCGCCGACTCCGGTCCAACTCCGACGGCATACATGCCGGCAGCGTGGATGGCAGTGATGCCAGCTGTCGCATCTTCTACACCGATGCAACGGCTCGGTTCGACGTCGAGTGCTTCTGCAGCACGGAGAAACACTTCAGGGTGTGGTTTCGATTGTGCAACGGTCGCAGCGTCTACGATGTCATCGAAATAGTGTCGGACCTTTAGTGCCTCGACGACCATCAGCGCATTTTTAGAGGCGGACGCCATTCCGATCTTCAGCCCAGCGTTTCGGATTTCATCGAGGAATGCAGTGATTCCAGGAAGAAGATCCTGTTCAGAAATATGTTGGATCAATGTGACGTAGTGTTCGTTTTTCTTCGCAGCAAGTGCTAGCTTCTCTTCCTCCGAAAAAGCGTTCTGTTTTCCACCAAGCGCAAGGATACGCTCGAGTGAATCCATCCGGCTGACACCTTTTAATGTCTCATTGAATTCCCGGTCGAACGGGATATCCAAATCCTCTCCAAGTTGTTTCCACGCTAAGTAATGATACTCTGCTGTATCGGTAATTACGCCGTCTAAATCAAAAATGACCGCTTCGATCGTTGGTGCCATCCGACATCCATCCTTTCTTCCATCGTCCATGAAAGGCAAGAAATCGAATGACTTTGCGCAAACGATTGCACTTGCCTTATGAATAATTTTACTGGTTCTTCCGAATCTTTGCAAGCGTTATCAAATATTTCTGATTTTCTATTTTTAAGCACGAAACACGTTAATTTTGATAACGCTTTCAATTTTAAGGGAATGTTTTACTTATTTCGTTCTTTACTATTCGTTTTACATTTTTTAACTGCTATAATGGATCTCATAGCATATGAGGGAGTGACGAAGATGTTTCAACGTGTTAAACAGTTGTTGAATGATCAAAGTCGAAGAATTCATCGTTATGAAAAAATCGTAACGACGATCAATAGCCTAGAACGAGAAATGGAACAAACATCCGATCAAGCGTTACGTGAATTGACCGCCTCATTACGTGAGCGGCTACAAACTGGGGAACGAATCGATGCGATCACACCAATGGCATTCGCCCTTGTCCGAGAAGCGAGTAAACGAACGCTCGGCTTACGGCATTACGATGTGCAGCTCATGGGCGGTCTGGCGTTACTTGAAGGACAAATCGCCGAGATGGCGACCGGTGAAGGAAAGACGCTCGTTGCTTCACTCGCGAGCTTCACTCAGGCGCTTCACGGAAAAGGTGTCCACGTCATTACCGTCAATGAGTATCTGGCACAACGCGATGCGGAGCAAATCGGTCAGATTCACCGATTTTTAGGGTTGCAGGTCGGAATCAATTCCGCTGAAGCTACGTTTGAGGAAAAACGGATCGCCTACGCAGCAGACATTACATACGGTGTCGGGACTGAATTCGGGTTCGATTACCTGCGCGATCATCTGATCATGGAGCCGACGGAACGTCTACAACGTCCGCTTCATTTCGCCTTGATCGACGAAGTCGATAGCATTTTAATCGATGAAGCGAAAACACCACTCATCATGGCGGAACGAGACAGTGTCCACGAAGGGTTACAGCAACTCGTCCGTCATGTCGTGCAGACATTCGAAGACGAGCGGGATTATACGTTCGACGAAGAGATTAAAGCGGTCGCCTTGACTGATCAGGGGATTGAGACGATCGAGGAGGCGTTTGCGATTGATCATCTGTTTGCTGCTGAGCACTCCGTCCTCTTCCATTACGTCATTCAAGCCTTACGTGCCCATGTCGTCCTCAAGCGAGATGTCGACTATATCGTCAAGGATCAAAAAATCGCGCTCGTCGACCTCTTCACGGGTCGTCTGATGGAAGGACGCAGTCTATCCGACGGGTTACATCAGGCACTTGAAGCAAAAGAAGGTGTTCCCGTCACGGAAGAGAACCGGACGACGGCACAAATCACGATTCAGCATTATTTCCGTCTTTATCACCAGGTGGCAGGAATGACGGGTACAGCGGCGACGTCACGGGAGGAGTTCCAAAAGACGTACGGGATGGATGTCGTGACGATTCCATCAAATCGTCCGAAAATCCGGATCGATGCGGAGGACGTCATCTTTGCGACGCGTGACGAAAAATTAGAGGCAATCGCGCTGGCGACAAAATCGGCACACGTCACGGGACGACCAGTTCTGATCGGTACTTCGTCGATTGAACAGTCCTTACGCGTCGCGAAGACACTTGATACACATGAACTCACCTACGAGATCCTGAACGCAAAAACCGTCGATCAGGAAGTCCGGATCATCGCTTCAGCCGGACAAGCCGGTCGAATCACGATCGCCACGAACATGGCAGGTCGCGGAACGGATATTTTACTTGATGAAACAGCACAACAACAAGGCGGCTTGTTCGTCATCGGAACCGAACGCCATGAATCTATTCGGATCGACAACCAACTCCGTGGTCGGGCAGGTCGCCAAGGCGATCCCGGATTGACGCAATTTTATCTCTCGCTCGAAGATGAACTGCCTCGTCGTTTCGCGCGCGACCGTCTCGCACGCGTGCAACAAAAAGTACGAGATGCTTCCGGTCTACTGGCTTCACGTGACGTTCGGGATCTATTGCAGTTCGCTCAGTCGACGTGTGAATCCGTCAATCGGAGTGTTCGGGATGAACTCGTCCAGCTCGAAGAAGTCATCAGCGAACAACGGCAAGCAATCTATCATCTCCGCAACAGAATCGTTGATGCGACGTCACTCGAAGACATCGTCCAACCGTTTGCCGGACGTGTCTTGCCGTCGATCATCGACCAAACACTTTCTGACGATCTCGTCCCGGAAGAATGGCCGCTGGCTCTCGTCACGACAGAACTCGAGCAACTGTTGCATCAACCGGTCACGTTGGAACGACTGGAAACGATCGACGAGATGAAACGCCAACTTGAGCCGCTGATTGCTGACACCGAAGCCTTACTCGTTGCCCATGTTGCGGCTGAAAAAGAGACCGTCAAACGCTTCATCCTCCTTGCACTGGATGAGCAATGGACGCGCCACTTAACAGCCATGAACAGCTTAAAAGAAGGAATCCACCTCCGGAGTTACGGACAAGAGCAACCAGTGCGCATCTTTGAGCGGGAAGGCATGGATTACTTCGAATATGCCATTGCGAGTTTCGAAAAGCAGGTCCTTTCTGGTATCTGCCGCGCCGAACAGACACACGATAGCGAAGGAGAACTGCATCATGCACACGTCGAATGAAGTGTTCCGTCCCCCGCTCTATTTCACGGAGGACATGCCGATCGTCAAGGAAGACGAATACGTCTTTCGTCACGTCGCAAAACAACTACCTGAGTTACAAGTCAATCAGATGGCAATCCATCTGTTTCAAGTCTTATCGCGTCGCCCGCTTCACGTCATCGCCTTGTTCCAAAACACGTTAGACCGATCGTTTCATCTGAATGATCTTGTCGTCCTTGCCTTATCCGGCGACGAACTCGTTGCTCGTAAAGTACTCAGTATCGAAGAAGTCCCGGTCATCCTTCCTATGGCGACGCTACCGCTTTGGTTGACGTTCGAAGAAGACGACTGTTTCGTTGATCTCGAACAGTTGACGGAGCCGTTGCAACTCGTCTTCTCAAGCGAGACGCTGACGGAGCTCTTCTTCGAAGATGACTTCACGGAATCGGAACGACGCATCATCCGTCAAGTCGCTTATTCGCACCCGACACCTCCAGCAGATGGCTGGTCGTTATTACCGGTCTCGATTATGCGCGAGCCGGATACTGTGACGGCGACTGTCCTCGTCCGTAATGCGAGCGATCAGACACTGACGCTCGAGGCGCTCACGTTTGAATTAATGGATGACGAGACGCCACTCGCAGACGGCACCCATCCTGGACTGTCGTTACCCGCTCATAGCCAACATGCGATTCGTCTCCGTTTCGCCTGCACCGCAACAGATGTTCCGGCATTCGGTCTCCGTTATCTTCCTCCCTCTTCCTAAAAAAACGTCTCGGCACACAAGATGCCGAGACGTTTTGCTTATCCTTTTAAGAGTCCGATGACGCGGACGTTGATTGCTTTTGGTTGGAACGCGAGCATGTTTTCCATGTCTTGTGCGATCCGTTCTTGGACTTTTCCAGCTGTCTTGATGATCGACATGCCGTATTTAATATGCACGGACAGACTAACCGTGATATCGCCGCCGACATCTTCGACTTTCACGAGTTTGACCATCTGTTTTTCCTGCAGTTTCGAATCATCTGCTGTAAAGGCGATGCCTTCCGTTTCTTGAACGGCTACCCCTGCGATGACCTCGATGACTTGTTGCGAGACGTTCACGACACCGTCCGCATTATTTAAATTATATGACATACCTTCCACGCCCTTCGTCTAGTAATCCATCTATCTTAAAGTGTAATGCATTCCGCCTTATTTTGAAAGGTCTACCCGTTTCTCGACGATCGGACGAATGTCGATCTCAATCAAAGGACGGAGGACACGGACGACGAGCGGGTGTATGATGATACCAACGATCAACAAGGCGACGCCAATCATGATCAGTAAGGCGAGCCACGGTTGCGGTACGAATGCATCCGTCACGTATTGACGCCACGCCATGACGAAGAAGACATGGAGTAGATAAAC
This region of Exiguobacterium acetylicum DSM 20416 genomic DNA includes:
- a CDS encoding SLAP domain-containing protein, giving the protein MHTSNEVFRPPLYFTEDMPIVKEDEYVFRHVAKQLPELQVNQMAIHLFQVLSRRPLHVIALFQNTLDRSFHLNDLVVLALSGDELVARKVLSIEEVPVILPMATLPLWLTFEEDDCFVDLEQLTEPLQLVFSSETLTELFFEDDFTESERRIIRQVAYSHPTPPADGWSLLPVSIMREPDTVTATVLVRNASDQTLTLEALTFELMDDETPLADGTHPGLSLPAHSQHAIRLRFACTATDVPAFGLRYLPPSS
- a CDS encoding glycosyltransferase family 4 protein, which translates into the protein MLWTASIVCFIAALLITPVVKRFAIAVGAVDSPDARKVHVRIMPRLGGLAIYIAFMIGYFILQPSSPYATHILVGGFVIILTGALDDRFQLNARLKLMGQIVAAVIVLNGGIRIEFINLPFDQQLYLGWWSVPLTFLWVIGITNAVNLIDGLDGLAAGVSSIVLLTLISLAVIQGNVYVTIVAILLLMSTFGFLFHNFYPAKIFMGDTGALFLGYMLGVLSLLGFKNVTLFSLAVPVILLGIPISDTLFAIVRRVLQGKPPFAPDKAHLHHRLLDLGFTMRQAVLVIYGLCAIFGMTAILFSQTNSIGALVSLVMLLLVLDILVESLGLLGERYRPLLNLLERFTSK
- a CDS encoding DUF418 domain-containing protein; this encodes MNQSLNQRIVYLDVLRGFALCGILFVNMPSFLGDRPNAMMGEMDQSIRLIFDLFIQTKFYTLFSVLFGAGFYLFINRLRQRGLPMTIFARRLGILLIIGLLHLLVWQGDILHTYALTGFILLLFAKTKPITKLLFAIAFQIYAILLYLLIFFGARQLGDAPVVELDKTLQSFVASRDLLGFLAHHATVQLPEALMNSGVIWPEILSLFLIGAYLMERFSATPPTNRFLWWTLGISLLLTLPSFAGIIQAHADVPDGSINLFYVWLSGRTLAITYACAVALLVRAGRMQWFAGLGRMALTNYLMHTLVFTVFVFFSGQHGTIPLWQGLLLVFLLLISQGVTSNRYLQSHPQGPMEKLWRKGTYGKKKR
- the pgmB gene encoding beta-phosphoglucomutase, with the protein product MAPTIEAVIFDLDGVITDTAEYHYLAWKQLGEDLDIPFDREFNETLKGVSRMDSLERILALGGKQNAFSEEEKLALAAKKNEHYVTLIQHISEQDLLPGITAFLDEIRNAGLKIGMASASKNALMVVEALKVRHYFDDIVDAATVAQSKPHPEVFLRAAEALDVEPSRCIGVEDATAGITAIHAAGMYAVGVGPESALHEADYRVDSTDLLSLEQILASRSLV
- a CDS encoding N-acetylmuramoyl-L-alanine amidase encodes the protein MGKLPKTLRTALVLSLVSGCFASTSTVSAASGTTFTKTSYQTTDALNLRSSNSTSSKKLLTIPKTTKVTSSYRKGSWYKLSYKGKTGYVTGSYLKKIETGTSFSKTSYKTTDALSLRSAATTSSTRLLTIPKGAGVQSSFKSGNWYKVTYANKTGYVSGSYLKKVTTPAKTTVYTTTDRLNFRSSPSTSGKVLTTIPSGTAVNSLAVKSNWHTVQYQGKTGYVMGTYLKKGTSVPASTTGNVDYSGSKMYVLIPSGNSVALRASASTLSGQIARLGRGTPVVVTNSRHQTKGFVAVRTASGQSGYVDATYLTLFQPAPSNRPLLVLDPGHGGHDAGAVRYGVTERDIVLAVTKQVAERLAGKVDVTMSRYTNDYYPSLGERSALANSHATTAFVSVHINASTSTQAYGAETFYYKGASSINLARNVQQRLVSYAGMRDRSVHYANYAVIRGTKAPSILAELGFLSNSADRAKLTNASYQSRYAQAIADGILASL
- the secA2 gene encoding accessory Sec system translocase SecA2; its protein translation is MFQRVKQLLNDQSRRIHRYEKIVTTINSLEREMEQTSDQALRELTASLRERLQTGERIDAITPMAFALVREASKRTLGLRHYDVQLMGGLALLEGQIAEMATGEGKTLVASLASFTQALHGKGVHVITVNEYLAQRDAEQIGQIHRFLGLQVGINSAEATFEEKRIAYAADITYGVGTEFGFDYLRDHLIMEPTERLQRPLHFALIDEVDSILIDEAKTPLIMAERDSVHEGLQQLVRHVVQTFEDERDYTFDEEIKAVALTDQGIETIEEAFAIDHLFAAEHSVLFHYVIQALRAHVVLKRDVDYIVKDQKIALVDLFTGRLMEGRSLSDGLHQALEAKEGVPVTEENRTTAQITIQHYFRLYHQVAGMTGTAATSREEFQKTYGMDVVTIPSNRPKIRIDAEDVIFATRDEKLEAIALATKSAHVTGRPVLIGTSSIEQSLRVAKTLDTHELTYEILNAKTVDQEVRIIASAGQAGRITIATNMAGRGTDILLDETAQQQGGLFVIGTERHESIRIDNQLRGRAGRQGDPGLTQFYLSLEDELPRRFARDRLARVQQKVRDASGLLASRDVRDLLQFAQSTCESVNRSVRDELVQLEEVISEQRQAIYHLRNRIVDATSLEDIVQPFAGRVLPSIIDQTLSDDLVPEEWPLALVTTELEQLLHQPVTLERLETIDEMKRQLEPLIADTEALLVAHVAAEKETVKRFILLALDEQWTRHLTAMNSLKEGIHLRSYGQEQPVRIFEREGMDYFEYAIASFEKQVLSGICRAEQTHDSEGELHHAHVE
- a CDS encoding Asp23/Gls24 family envelope stress response protein, whose translation is MSYNLNNADGVVNVSQQVIEVIAGVAVQETEGIAFTADDSKLQEKQMVKLVKVEDVGGDITVSLSVHIKYGMSIIKTAGKVQERIAQDMENMLAFQPKAINVRVIGLLKG